From the genome of Verrucomicrobiia bacterium, one region includes:
- a CDS encoding GspE/PulE family protein: METTQASSDLLDRMVASRQLSVVDAAELTRQTELPRQREEDILRWLAGEYDLSYTALDDVEPDRQLLSLFPARILLKEELLPLRRVNGAVEIATSRLFATQGLDTLKTLTGLNLQPVLTPTEALRRELKKRLGVGADTMGELAEDAALQVVDENREDNDLDMDAEDASIIRFVNQVLRDAIELRASDIHLEPFEHEFHIRYRVDGVLQSIPVPAQIKRFQPAIVSRLKILSHLNIAEKRLPQDGRIKIRLDEHEVDIRVSVIPMLHGEAVVLRLLRQNATLLGMAELGMDARELGAFKRVLALPHGIILVTGPTGSGKTTTLYTALNEINDQVRKIITIEDPIEYQLNGINQIQVSEKAGLTFARGLRSILRHDPDVILVGEIRDRETAQIAVQASLTGHLVFSTLHTNDAPGAVTRLIDMGVEPYLVASSLEAVLAQRLVRVLCRHCKQPDTSPTTATLKTQVGIPAATTVYRAVGCRECRNTGYHGRHAIFEWMDIDNELRELVLKNVSSGEIAAQARRAGLRTLNEDGWRLVRQGVTTPEEVLRVAKDQAVNHLVPEAAPKPAIEVQAPRMNHAVV, encoded by the coding sequence ATGGAAACAACCCAAGCATCATCCGATTTGTTGGACCGCATGGTGGCGTCCCGGCAGCTTTCCGTCGTGGACGCCGCGGAACTGACGCGACAAACGGAACTGCCGCGCCAACGCGAGGAAGACATCCTGCGCTGGCTGGCGGGCGAGTACGATTTGTCCTATACCGCCCTGGATGATGTGGAACCAGATCGCCAGCTGCTTTCCCTCTTTCCCGCCCGGATTCTACTCAAGGAAGAACTGTTGCCGCTCCGGCGCGTGAACGGAGCGGTGGAAATCGCCACCAGTCGGTTGTTCGCCACGCAGGGACTGGACACGCTCAAAACGCTTACCGGTTTGAATCTGCAGCCGGTGTTGACTCCGACGGAAGCGCTCCGCCGCGAACTCAAGAAGCGTCTGGGCGTGGGTGCGGACACCATGGGCGAACTGGCCGAGGACGCCGCGTTGCAGGTGGTGGATGAAAATCGGGAGGACAACGATCTCGACATGGATGCCGAGGACGCCTCGATCATCCGGTTCGTGAATCAAGTCCTCCGCGACGCCATCGAACTGCGCGCCTCCGACATCCATCTCGAACCGTTCGAGCATGAATTTCACATTCGTTATCGCGTGGACGGCGTGCTGCAAAGCATTCCGGTGCCGGCGCAGATCAAGCGGTTTCAACCCGCCATCGTTTCGCGCCTGAAAATTCTCAGCCATTTGAACATTGCGGAAAAGCGGCTGCCGCAGGACGGGCGCATCAAAATCCGGTTGGACGAGCACGAGGTGGACATTCGCGTGTCGGTGATTCCGATGTTGCATGGGGAAGCCGTGGTGCTGCGGTTGTTGCGGCAGAACGCGACGTTGCTGGGGATGGCCGAGTTGGGGATGGATGCGCGCGAGCTGGGCGCCTTCAAACGGGTGCTGGCTTTGCCACATGGCATCATTCTGGTCACCGGTCCGACCGGCAGCGGCAAAACCACCACGCTTTACACCGCGTTGAATGAAATCAATGATCAGGTCCGCAAGATCATCACCATTGAGGACCCGATCGAGTATCAGTTAAACGGCATCAACCAGATTCAAGTTTCGGAAAAGGCCGGGTTGACCTTTGCGCGCGGCCTCCGCTCGATTTTGCGGCACGATCCTGACGTGATTCTGGTGGGGGAAATCCGCGATCGTGAAACGGCGCAGATTGCCGTGCAAGCCTCGCTCACCGGTCACCTGGTCTTTTCCACTCTGCACACCAACGACGCGCCCGGCGCGGTGACGCGGTTGATTGACATGGGCGTCGAGCCGTACCTGGTGGCGTCTTCCCTCGAGGCGGTGCTGGCGCAACGGTTGGTCCGGGTTCTGTGCCGCCATTGCAAACAACCGGATACTTCGCCCACCACCGCCACCCTCAAAACGCAGGTTGGCATTCCGGCGGCCACCACGGTTTACCGCGCGGTAGGTTGCCGCGAATGTCGCAACACCGGTTATCATGGTCGGCACGCCATTTTTGAATGGATGGACATTGATAATGAATTGCGGGAACTCGTGCTCAAGAATGTGTCTTCGGGAGAAATTGCCGCGCAGGCGCGGCGCGCGGGTTTGCGCACGTTGAACGAGGACGGCTGGCGGCTGGTGCGTCAGGGCGTCACCACGCCCGAGGAAGTGTTGCGCGTCGCCAAGGATCAGGCGGTCAATCATCTCGTGCCGGAAGCCGCGCCCAAACCGGCCATTGAAGTTCAGGCGCCACGAATGAATCATGCCGTTGTTTAA
- a CDS encoding AraC family transcriptional regulator: MSDQLRISSLWGKRFAEQKIAVPALLRRAGLPVTLFQQEKVYVTTAELFSLWRSVSELSADPGIGLKLGSETRLARTHPAGIAVMCSRTFGDALQRLGRYKQLTCPEEIRVHRAGQEAAVEFFYVEARETQPEALVDMLLSWILSVGRQGTGDPIAPLRLELIRPVKHRALLERHFGCRVRFKADRNALVFRSDDLNRPFVTYNEELLEVIGAQLESELQSRRTDKSVGEQVKQTLRQLLAGKRPTLRDVAKELGLSARTLQRRLTDSGITFQQVVEETRRELARHYLKQRAVELNEAAFLLGFEDANSFFRAFQNWEGTSPGEWRSREGVNS, translated from the coding sequence ATGAGTGATCAATTACGAATCTCCAGCCTGTGGGGAAAGCGATTCGCCGAGCAGAAAATCGCCGTGCCGGCATTGCTTCGCCGCGCCGGATTACCCGTGACGCTTTTTCAGCAGGAAAAAGTCTATGTGACAACCGCTGAACTCTTTTCCCTTTGGCGGAGCGTGAGTGAACTCAGCGCCGATCCCGGAATTGGCTTGAAACTTGGCTCGGAGACGCGGTTGGCGCGGACGCACCCGGCGGGCATCGCGGTGATGTGCAGCCGGACCTTTGGCGACGCCCTGCAACGACTCGGTCGCTACAAACAACTGACGTGCCCGGAAGAAATTCGCGTTCATCGAGCGGGCCAGGAAGCGGCGGTCGAATTCTTCTACGTGGAAGCCAGGGAAACTCAACCCGAGGCGCTCGTTGATATGCTGCTATCGTGGATTCTGAGTGTGGGGCGACAGGGAACTGGCGATCCAATCGCTCCGCTTCGATTGGAATTGATCCGCCCGGTAAAACATCGCGCCTTGCTCGAACGCCATTTCGGTTGCCGGGTTCGTTTCAAGGCGGATCGCAACGCGCTGGTGTTCCGGAGCGATGATCTCAACCGCCCTTTTGTGACGTATAACGAGGAATTGCTGGAGGTGATCGGCGCACAGTTGGAATCTGAACTGCAATCCCGGCGCACGGATAAGAGTGTGGGCGAACAGGTGAAGCAAACTCTCAGGCAATTATTGGCCGGAAAGCGCCCAACGCTGCGGGATGTGGCCAAAGAACTCGGGTTGAGCGCCCGCACGCTTCAGCGCCGGCTTACGGACTCGGGCATCACCTTTCAACAGGTCGTTGAAGAAACGCGCCGCGAACTGGCCCGTCATTACCTGAAACAACGTGCCGTGGAACTGAACGAAGCAGCGTTCTTACTTGGCTTTGAAGACGCCAACTCTTTTTTCCGCGCCTTTCAAAATTGGGAAGGAACTTCGCCCGGCGAATGGCGGTCTCGGGAAGGAGTAAATTCATGA
- the gspG gene encoding type II secretion system major pseudopilin GspG: MKLNLIKFPPRASAGGFTLVEMLLVLVILGTLAAIVYPKLAGRSEQARVTATQTQISSFSTALDAFEVDNGYYPRGKSGLQDLVQQPRDAQNWRGPYLKEVPKDPWGNEYVYECPGRVNATSYDLTSAGPDGKVGSDDDISNTGGKK, from the coding sequence ATGAAACTGAACTTGATTAAATTCCCTCCGCGCGCCTCGGCCGGTGGTTTCACCCTGGTTGAAATGTTGCTCGTGCTGGTCATTCTGGGCACGCTCGCCGCCATCGTTTATCCCAAGTTGGCCGGGCGCAGTGAACAAGCGCGCGTCACCGCCACGCAAACCCAGATCTCCTCCTTCTCGACCGCGCTCGATGCGTTCGAGGTGGACAACGGTTACTATCCGCGCGGCAAAAGCGGTTTGCAGGACTTGGTGCAGCAACCCCGCGACGCGCAGAACTGGCGCGGCCCGTATTTGAAAGAAGTTCCGAAGGACCCGTGGGGCAACGAATACGTCTATGAATGTCCCGGGCGGGTTAATGCCACGTCCTACGATCTGACTTCCGCCGGACCGGATGGCAAGGTCGGCAGCGACGACGATATTTCGAACACCGGCGGCAAGAAATAA
- a CDS encoding alpha/beta fold hydrolase: MNITSSTRSRTRLCALTLVGALTFASTNAQDANKKSEPLTIQEQGSFAIGGTVITNPGTYDATNRSPAGQTLHGDHAYVFYQVPVNARKLPLVMWHGIGQFSKTWETTPDGREGFQNIFLRRRFSVYLIDQPRRGRAGRSTLPGNITPMPDEENWFGTFRLGVWPNFFPGVQFAHEPEALNQYFRQITPDTGPLDPALNSEVVTALFKKIGPAILVTHSHAGGMGWRVAVKSSNVRAIVSYEPGSGFIFPEGELPTAMPSAAGPLLAERVPLSDFMALTKIPIVIYYGDNIPSQPVANPGQDGWRVRLAMARLWRDAVNRRGGDVTVVHLPEMGINGNTHFPFSDLNNVQIADLMSEYLGKKKLD, encoded by the coding sequence ATGAATATCACCTCCTCCACTCGAAGCAGGACCAGGCTTTGTGCGCTGACTCTGGTCGGTGCGCTTACCTTTGCCTCCACCAACGCTCAGGACGCAAACAAAAAGTCGGAACCGCTGACGATACAGGAGCAAGGGAGCTTCGCCATCGGCGGGACGGTGATTACCAATCCTGGCACCTACGACGCCACCAACCGAAGTCCCGCCGGCCAGACGTTGCATGGCGATCACGCCTACGTGTTCTACCAGGTGCCGGTCAACGCGCGAAAACTGCCGCTCGTGATGTGGCACGGCATCGGGCAGTTCTCAAAAACCTGGGAAACTACGCCAGACGGCCGGGAAGGCTTTCAAAACATCTTCTTGCGGCGGCGCTTTTCCGTTTACTTGATTGACCAACCGCGCCGGGGCCGGGCGGGCCGAAGCACGCTGCCAGGGAACATCACGCCCATGCCCGACGAGGAGAATTGGTTCGGAACTTTTCGCCTTGGGGTCTGGCCCAATTTCTTTCCGGGAGTACAATTCGCGCACGAACCGGAGGCGCTGAATCAATACTTCCGCCAGATCACACCCGACACTGGTCCCCTTGATCCCGCTTTGAACTCAGAGGTTGTCACGGCTCTGTTCAAAAAAATTGGCCCGGCGATTCTGGTGACCCATTCCCATGCCGGAGGCATGGGCTGGCGCGTGGCGGTTAAAAGCTCGAACGTCCGTGCCATCGTTTCTTACGAGCCAGGCAGCGGTTTCATTTTCCCGGAAGGCGAGTTGCCCACCGCGATGCCCAGCGCTGCCGGCCCGCTTCTCGCGGAGCGTGTGCCGCTCTCCGACTTCATGGCGTTGACCAAAATTCCCATCGTCATCTATTACGGCGATAACATTCCGTCGCAACCGGTGGCGAATCCGGGCCAGGACGGTTGGCGGGTTCGTTTAGCGATGGCGAGACTTTGGCGAGATGCTGTGAATCGTCGAGGTGGTGATGTCACGGTCGTGCATCTGCCCGAAATGGGGATCAACGGCAACACGCACTTTCCGTTCTCGGATCTGAACAATGTTCAGATTGCGGATCTCATGTCGGAATACCTTGGCAAGAAGAAGCTGGATTGA
- a CDS encoding carboxymuconolactone decarboxylase family protein has product MNPQLLMATVATLSLPVSVSAQTNTTAAATAGTMESPTIRITRNGSQPSRQGPVENFNGNVRVDPLFQAQAPARASGGLVTFESGARTAWHTHPLGQVLIVTAGVGRVQRWGDPIEEIRQGDVVWIPPGQKHWHGAATNSSMAHIAISEALDGKSVEWMEKVDDSQPDVTVRAPSLTTNAPGAQPRPSQRAIGDFAPKLAELTDNVLYADVWERPELSKRDRSLVTVAALIAMNRPEQLRSHLTRARDNGVTQAELIETITHLAFYSGWPNAVTAIGVAKEVFEKKRLNLDN; this is encoded by the coding sequence ATGAATCCGCAACTGCTTATGGCCACAGTCGCGACACTTTCTCTACCCGTTTCAGTCTCCGCCCAAACAAATACGACGGCGGCCGCCACCGCTGGAACGATGGAGTCGCCCACCATCAGAATCACTCGCAACGGTTCGCAACCGTCCCGGCAGGGACCGGTAGAAAACTTCAACGGCAACGTGCGCGTTGACCCGCTCTTCCAGGCGCAAGCGCCCGCCCGCGCTTCCGGCGGGCTGGTCACGTTCGAGTCGGGCGCGCGCACCGCGTGGCACACGCATCCGCTGGGCCAGGTCTTGATCGTGACGGCCGGGGTGGGCCGCGTACAACGATGGGGTGATCCAATCGAGGAAATACGGCAAGGAGACGTGGTCTGGATTCCACCCGGTCAGAAGCACTGGCACGGAGCCGCGACAAACAGTTCGATGGCGCACATCGCCATCTCCGAGGCGCTCGATGGCAAGTCGGTCGAATGGATGGAGAAGGTTGACGACTCCCAACCCGACGTCACAGTTCGCGCGCCGTCACTCACGACGAATGCGCCTGGCGCGCAACCTCGCCCCTCTCAACGGGCCATCGGTGACTTTGCCCCGAAGCTGGCGGAACTGACCGATAACGTGCTCTACGCGGACGTTTGGGAGCGGCCCGAGCTGTCGAAGCGGGACCGAAGTCTCGTGACGGTGGCCGCGCTCATTGCCATGAACCGCCCCGAGCAGCTTCGGTCCCATCTCACACGGGCGCGCGACAATGGCGTGACGCAAGCAGAGTTGATCGAAACCATCACGCACCTCGCGTTCTACTCTGGATGGCCGAACGCCGTGACCGCCATCGGCGTGGCCAAGGAAGTCTTCGAGAAGAAACGACTTAACCTCGACAATTAA
- a CDS encoding type II secretion system F family protein, which produces MPLFNYKAIQGNGTVAQGQLEAAGRAEAFRQMEGLGLRPISLSELAAGGTKKPRAAETDSAPRRWALRFGSAKVSARDLENFTRLLSSLLAAGVPLSRALVILYKEASSPAAAAKWKEVYDLVIDGMSLADAMARSPETFPRVYIAMVQAGETGGFLDLVLAQIADFQAREKELRGKVMTAMLYPAVLFVLAIAVVVFLLVFFIPKFQTMFSSSGNTLPALTEIIIALSHGLRSYGLFILLGLVGVGYSLRTWVTSEGGRRTWEGFVLRAPIVGPLVAQFAMARFCRMLGTLLGAGVNLVQALNVARKSIGNQILVDAVSDSITRVSEGGQLGQSLANCRALFSGSTLEMISVAEESGKLDTELVRIATVTEGDLDRNLKTGVALLEPLMLFLIAGFIGTIFIGMVLPIFTMQQNIK; this is translated from the coding sequence ATGCCGTTGTTTAATTACAAAGCGATCCAGGGGAACGGCACGGTGGCGCAAGGTCAACTTGAAGCCGCCGGTCGGGCGGAGGCGTTTCGCCAGATGGAAGGTCTGGGTTTGCGTCCCATTTCGCTCTCGGAACTGGCCGCCGGTGGAACCAAAAAACCTCGCGCTGCCGAAACCGACTCCGCGCCGCGCCGTTGGGCGTTGCGGTTTGGCAGCGCCAAAGTCTCCGCGCGCGACCTGGAAAATTTTACGCGTCTGCTGTCGAGTCTGCTGGCGGCGGGAGTGCCGTTGAGCCGGGCGCTGGTCATTTTATACAAGGAAGCTTCATCGCCCGCCGCGGCCGCCAAGTGGAAAGAGGTTTATGATCTGGTGATTGACGGGATGTCGCTGGCGGATGCGATGGCGCGTTCGCCGGAGACCTTTCCGCGCGTGTACATCGCCATGGTGCAAGCGGGCGAGACGGGAGGGTTTCTCGATCTGGTACTGGCGCAAATTGCGGACTTTCAAGCGCGCGAAAAAGAACTGCGCGGCAAGGTGATGACCGCCATGCTGTATCCGGCGGTGTTGTTCGTGCTCGCCATTGCCGTGGTGGTTTTTCTCCTGGTGTTTTTTATTCCGAAATTTCAGACCATGTTTTCCTCATCGGGCAACACCCTGCCGGCGTTGACGGAAATCATCATCGCTTTGAGCCACGGATTACGTTCGTACGGGCTGTTCATTTTGCTTGGTTTGGTCGGAGTGGGTTATTCGTTGCGCACCTGGGTGACTTCGGAAGGCGGACGCCGCACTTGGGAAGGGTTCGTGTTGCGCGCGCCGATCGTTGGGCCGCTGGTGGCCCAGTTCGCCATGGCGCGCTTTTGTCGGATGTTGGGCACGTTGCTCGGCGCGGGGGTGAATCTGGTGCAGGCGCTGAATGTCGCCCGCAAATCCATTGGCAACCAGATTCTCGTGGATGCCGTTTCCGACTCGATCACGCGCGTTTCGGAAGGTGGTCAGTTGGGGCAAAGCCTGGCCAACTGCCGCGCGTTGTTTTCCGGGTCCACGCTGGAAATGATTTCCGTGGCGGAGGAAAGCGGCAAGCTGGATACCGAGCTGGTCCGCATTGCCACCGTGACCGAGGGCGATCTGGACCGCAATTTGAAGACCGGCGTGGCGTTGTTGGAGCCGCTGATGTTGTTTCTGATCGCCGGTTTTATCGGGACCATTTTCATCGGCATGGTCCTGCCGATTTTCACCATGCAACAAAACATCAAATAA
- a CDS encoding carboxylesterase family protein — protein sequence MKKQRPEMRFTALWLLAAVLSTAASAQEAKESRAESTTHPTVRTASGVVRGVAEGDVSSFKGIPYAAAPVGPNRWRPPQPLSPWEGERDASKFGADCPQRGFGAAGSLRENSSEDCLFLNVWKPADAAATARLPVMVWIHGGAFVFGSGSSPDFSRSQFTRQGVILVTFNYRLGRLGFFAFPALSQEHPEEPKGNYAYMDQIAALKWVQQNIAAFGGDPKNITIFGESAGGVSVHSLLTIPEARGLFHKAISQSGGGRDGVLTGRPIRQENADPFYPVSAETIGVNFARKHGIEGADATALAKLRSLSAAEIVDGGQESDGRGGPLIYSGPILDGKLVVETAESAYAAGRQANVPLIIGSNSAEVPGGFVNARSKPELLSLFGKLSDEAKAVFDPNGATDFAEMLTMVNTDKVWAEPARLTARAFATKGAPAYVYLFSYVSPAMRERMRFGAAHASEIPYVFNNLSGRNGAAVAPEDQAVAKLMNTYWANFAKTGDPNGPGLPKWPRYNSSKDELLEFQLDGSAVGKLDPKKARLDVIEKAVEIMKPQ from the coding sequence ATGAAAAAACAGCGACCTGAAATGAGGTTTACCGCCCTTTGGCTACTGGCAGCCGTTCTCTCGACGGCGGCAAGCGCACAAGAAGCAAAGGAGAGCAGGGCCGAATCCACGACTCACCCAACGGTTCGTACCGCGTCAGGCGTCGTACGCGGTGTGGCTGAAGGAGATGTTTCCAGCTTCAAAGGAATTCCCTACGCCGCCGCCCCGGTCGGCCCGAACCGTTGGCGACCACCCCAACCCCTGTCGCCGTGGGAGGGCGAACGTGATGCGAGCAAATTCGGCGCGGACTGTCCGCAACGAGGCTTCGGTGCTGCGGGTTCACTTCGCGAGAACTCCTCGGAAGATTGCCTGTTTCTCAACGTATGGAAGCCTGCCGATGCCGCGGCGACGGCTCGGTTGCCGGTCATGGTGTGGATTCATGGCGGAGCGTTCGTGTTCGGCAGTGGTTCCTCACCAGACTTTTCTCGATCTCAATTTACAAGGCAGGGAGTCATCCTCGTCACCTTCAACTACCGCTTGGGACGCCTCGGCTTCTTTGCCTTCCCGGCGTTGAGCCAAGAACATCCCGAAGAACCGAAAGGCAACTACGCCTACATGGACCAGATTGCCGCGCTCAAGTGGGTGCAGCAGAACATTGCCGCGTTCGGAGGCGACCCCAAAAACATCACCATCTTCGGCGAGTCGGCCGGTGGGGTTTCGGTGCATTCACTGCTGACCATCCCGGAGGCGCGCGGCCTTTTTCATAAGGCGATCAGTCAATCGGGCGGGGGCCGGGACGGAGTCTTGACCGGCAGGCCGATACGGCAAGAAAACGCTGATCCGTTCTATCCCGTTTCGGCGGAGACGATCGGAGTGAACTTCGCGCGCAAACATGGGATCGAGGGTGCGGACGCCACCGCGTTGGCCAAGCTCCGCTCCTTGAGCGCAGCGGAGATTGTTGATGGAGGCCAGGAAAGCGATGGCCGCGGCGGCCCCCTGATTTACTCGGGACCGATTCTCGACGGCAAACTGGTGGTAGAAACTGCCGAGAGCGCCTACGCAGCGGGCAGACAGGCAAACGTCCCGCTCATCATCGGATCGAATAGCGCCGAGGTGCCGGGTGGTTTCGTCAATGCCCGTTCAAAGCCGGAATTGCTTTCGCTGTTCGGGAAGCTGAGTGACGAGGCGAAGGCAGTATTCGATCCGAACGGCGCTACCGATTTCGCCGAGATGCTCACCATGGTCAATACGGACAAAGTATGGGCCGAGCCGGCCCGGTTGACCGCCAGGGCCTTCGCCACGAAAGGCGCACCGGCCTATGTCTATCTTTTCTCCTACGTCTCGCCCGCCATGCGAGAGAGGATGCGGTTTGGCGCCGCGCACGCGTCTGAAATCCCTTATGTGTTCAACAATCTGAGCGGTCGAAATGGAGCAGCCGTGGCGCCCGAAGACCAGGCGGTTGCCAAATTGATGAACACCTACTGGGCGAACTTCGCCAAGACCGGCGATCCGAATGGTCCGGGTTTGCCGAAATGGCCGCGTTACAATTCCAGCAAGGACGAACTTCTTGAGTTCCAGCTCGATGGTTCGGCGGTCGGCAAACTCGATCCCAAGAAAGCGAGACTGGATGTGATTGAAAAGGCCGTCGAGATCATGAAGCCGCAGTAA